A window of Castanea sativa cultivar Marrone di Chiusa Pesio chromosome 1, ASM4071231v1 contains these coding sequences:
- the LOC142635635 gene encoding protein DOWN-REGULATED IN DIF1 11-like, whose product MARFTSFPAVVVVVLLASAIGVLLPKVASDIFEESVALPPEYDGSYVEERPGFIEDGEYEANFLDNCKKKLTYNCGTSIFTTIFLKDEVITQDCCHQLVKIGLACHNGLVKHVISIPEFKANQSITLRRGVKIWNKCKLVTGSFSTSHSP is encoded by the coding sequence ATGGCCAGATTTACAAGCTTCCCAgccgtggtggtggtggtgttgttggCTAGTGCAATTGGTGTCCTCTTGCCCAAGGTGGCTTCAGACATCTTTGAAGAATCCGTTGCCCTGCCACCCGAATATGATGGTTCATATGTTGAGGAAAGACCCGGATTCATAGAAGACGGTGAGTATGAAGCCAACTTCTTGGACAATTGCAAAAAGAAACTGACATATAATTGTGGGACATCTATCTTTACCACTATATTTCTAAAAGACGAAGTAATTACCCAAGATTGTTGTCACCAGCTTGTGAAAATTGGACTAGCCTGCCATAATGGATTGGTGAAGCATGTTATTTCAATACCCGAGTTCAAGGCAAATCAATCTATAACTTTGCGTAGAGGTGTGAAAATCTGGAACAAATGTAAACTAGTAACGGGATCCTTCTCAACCAGCCATTCTCCTTAA